A portion of the Gossypium arboreum isolate Shixiya-1 chromosome 8, ASM2569848v2, whole genome shotgun sequence genome contains these proteins:
- the LOC108463052 gene encoding uncharacterized protein LOC108463052 — protein MCRSTDYYDFRCADQNLLKIKAFFIRISGFDSFSNSLTLLYPPRINESALHVSGTAIRSDSSSFLVLHRMVNVKTRSGEAIYGSRELVQAGDGVCFDVYSGEDKVLKGIFRREEQKWKMECKCALETRDGKTVGAERAVADVCVAVEGDKAMGERVRMIARKNRRVGFDQLEDIPGESEVSDECSCSCVESDGDDIEGRCDGDCEGIQDMCTAGEGVSWAFDVGIWVMCLGVGYLFSRASAKSLRRIRIL, from the coding sequence ATGTGTAGGTCTACGGATTATTACGACTTCCGGTGCGCCGATCAAAACCTTTTAAAGATCAAAGCTTTCTTCATCCGAATCTCGGGTTTCgattccttttcaaattctctcACTCTACTCTACCCACCAAGGATCAACGAATCGGCGCTTCACGTTTCAGGGACTGCTATCCGCTCTGATTCCTCCTCCTTCTTAGTTCTCCATCGGATGGTTAATGTCAAGACGAGGAGCGGAGAGGCAATATACGGCAGCAGGGAGCTAGTTCAGGCCGGTGATGGAGTCTGCTTCGATGTTTACTCAGGAGAGGACAAGGTGTTGAAAGGGATTTTTAGAAGAGAGGAGCAAAAGTGGAAGATGGAGTGCAAGTGCGCGCTGGAGACAAGGGATGGGAAAACGGTCGGCGCTGAGCGCGCGGTGGCGGATGTTTGCGTGGCAGTGGAGGGAGACAAGGCGATGGGAGAGAGGGTGAGGATGATTGCGAGGAAGAATAGGAGGGTGGGTTTTGATCAGCTGGAGGATATTCCAGGGGAGAGTGAAGTGAGCGATGAATGTAGTTGCAGTTGTGTGGAATCAGACGGTGACGATATAGAAGGAAGGTGCGACGGAGATTGTGAAGGGATACAAGATATGTGTACGGCGGGGGAGGGAGTGAGCTGGGCCTTTGATGTGGGCATTTGGGTGATGTGCTTGGGTGTTGGTTACTTGTTCTCCAGAGCCTCCGCCAAAAGTTTGAGACGGATTAGAATACTATGA